TTAAAATAAGATTTAGTTATAAGTgatataaaaaagaataaaattagaataaaaactagttcaagtcATGTGGCTATGATGTGATAATACAAATTTCtgtggtattttttttttggacaGTTTTACTATGTttagtaatattaataaatttaaattgatataatttatatttctatAGATAATATAACTTACGTTTAAATATAAAAGGGATTGAGAACACGTGCTTTTCGCCTGACAATGACTCATTCTCACAAAGACTAACCCGATCAAGGGCTGCATAGGAATCGAGATCGGATCAATTGAATTTAGATTTGAAAATTGCTTCATTCGGTCTCGATTCTTCGCTTTACGATTTATAAAAGTCAGCGATTCGATTGCCAACtttgttcttcttttttttttttttttttctttaatctcTTTGTAATTACCTTTACGCGTTCTCCGGTGCACTGGAAGTATTCTGTGCATAGTGTGCAATGGTCACATGATGAGACCTGGTCGGCAGCAGACTGATTTCAGCTTGGTTTCGGTTTAAAACCAATTCAGTTTGCAATCACTATTTTCTATACACCCAATAAAATTGTTTGATGAATATGATCaaatatgaattaaaataaataaaagtggaTAGTATGTGATCTTTTTTATGAAAAGATATATTTGTCTGTATTTTAGattcataataaattaaatctaaataatttttttgaattaaagtggtttatataattctttataaaaatatattataaagtgTACCACGTAATTTTATCGTTGGTATTTTTAATGATCAGTAAATAGTGAGTAATTTATTTTAGTAACTAATTTTTTAGTAATTTGATTGataaatttctttattattgtgtttgattagtttaaattttgattcataataataaaaataaaataaatttaaattttgtataattGATGCTGTTTGTTAACATATCGTAAAATTATgattaaagaattaaaaataataacattaaCATATACTCAATCGATAGGattatattgataaatattaaCTATTAAGACCCCGattgcaattaaatttatttatttttatcaaatttcaaCTATTAATGTGTATATATACAGATTAGTAAATATATGTATTTTACTAAAAGATTCCTTAATGTATTTatgattaagaaaataaaaattaatatatgttatATATCCATACTTGCAATTAAGAACAGATTAGAGTGTGCGTGAGTTTGTGTCTGTATAAATTGATTCTTTATTTCAGTTCTAATTTggtttttgataaaattttaaattaaattaaaacactAAAATAAGTTGGTTTGATTCAGTTCTATGGTTCATTAGTTTAGCCTCTCTAGAATTAAGTTATGATAGAGATACATGACATATTTCAAAATAATGAAGAATTAaaggtttttttattattattttcattgaagaaaaaaaaaatacaattattataaaaaaaaattcttttagcTAATCTCTATAAGTGACTTAAAtgactataaattttaaatttaaaaatagtattGGGAGTGATTAGAAAAGTGAAAACAAgggaaaatataattttatcgtTTTggacaaatttaaaatatttataaacagaATCAAATTATTggtattagatttaaatttatttttaaaaaattaaggtaTTTTTGAATGGTTTGTTGataccaataaaataaaaaaaaaatctctaaaattatttaaatattagacTTTGAATATATAATAGTTTTGAATTCAATCTCttcaaaaagtaaattttttattttacaatagTCTACTCCGGTTCAATTACCAAACTTTTATCATTGAATTAGCCATAGTGTATGACTTGTTGATTTTTTAaagtcaaaattaaaaaaaaaaaaagattagcgATTAACTCATACTATGAACTAATAAATATACAATTGTTCCTACAAGGGGATTGAGGCAAGGAGACCCCTTATCGCCGTACTTGTTTATTCTTTGTGCTGAGGGGCTTTCCCGTCTCCTGCAAAATTGTATAAGCAGTGGAAGCCTTCATGGGTATAGGCTTTCTCGGGGTGGCCCGCAGATTTCTCACCTTTTTTTCGCAGATGATAGCTTGATCTTCTTCCGAGCAAGTGTTCAGGAGGCTTTGGAACTCAAGCGTATCCTTCGcatgtatgaaaatgcatctgGACAGGTGATAAACCTTCAGAAATCATCTATCTCCTTTAGTAGGTACACTCCTGTGGCTCTTCGGGACTCTGTATGCTCAGTACTTCAGGTTGAGGAGAAACCAGATTTTGGAAATTATTTAGGACTTCCTTCTCATGTTGGGAATAATAAGAGGGAAGTGTTCAGTTTTGTTAAGGATAGATTGTGGAAAAGGCTGAATTCTTGGAAGCATCGGGCACTGTCTCAAGCAGGTAAGGAGGTTCTCTTGAAAACAGTCCTCCAAGCTTTGCCAAACTATGTGATGAGCTTATTTTTACTTCCTCGGACTCTTTGTGATGAACTGCAACGCATGATGACTAGATATTGGTGGAGTAAGGGGGCGGATCAAAATCGGGGTATTCATTGGCTGGGTTGGCACAGAatggcaaagcacaaatctgaTGGCGGGCTAGGTTTCAAAATTCTTCATAAGTTTAACTTGGCCATGCTTGGGAAGCAGGGCTGGCACATTATCAACAGGCCTCAGTCCTTAGTGGCTCGTGTCCTTAAGGCCAGCTATTTTTCGACACAATCTTTCTTTGAAGCTCCTTTGGGAAGTAACCCTAGTTTTTTTGTGGCGCAGCATATGGGAAACTCGGGGTCTGATTCGAGCTGGGGCTTACTGGAGGATTGGGAATGGTCAGTCAGTTTCAGTCTGGGGGCAACCCTGGTTGAGAGAGCTGCCTGAGTCCCTGGTTTCCACAACCCCTCCTTTGAACTATGCTAGAGTTGTTGTTTCAGATCTCATAATTAACCACAGATGGAACGAGAGTTTAATTGCACAGATGTTCAACGAAAGAGATAGAAGTTGTATTTTGAACATCCCTCTTAGTCTTTCATCGTGTTCTGATACATGGTGCTGGAAATTCGAGTCCAAAGGTCACTATTCGGTTAAGAGTGCATATAGGTTCCTGGTTGATGGCTTTCAACATAGGGAAGGGAGCGAGATATGGAAAAGGTTCTGGAAAGCTAAAGTTCCCCCAAAAGTGCTCAATTTCTGCTGGCGGGCTCTAGTTAATGTTGTCCCTTGCCTCTCGTCAGTTCAGTCCAAGAGAGTCCCAGTTGATCCTTCATGCCCGTTGTGTCATGTAGCCCCTGAGAATGTCTTGCATATTCTGATTCAGTGCCCTTTTGCCCGCAGCTGCTGGTTAAGCTCGCCGTTGGGTTGGCCTGCGCCTTCTGCATCTTCTTTAAATGAGTGGTTTTCTTTAGCCTTCTCTTATGCTTCTGTGGAAAATGCCTCCCTTATGCTAATGATCTTATGGGCTTTGTGGCAAAATAGGAACAATGTTGTATGGAAGGGCCAGGGTCAGACTGCGagtggtgtgttcttcatggctctgaattttttgcagcaatggaAAGCAGCCCGGGTCGTGTCCTCAGTAAGCACCATTGTCAACCCGGCTCGCCCGATCTGGTCTCCTCCGCCACACGGTTGGATCAAGGCGAACATTGACGCCTCTTTAAGCTTGCAACGAGGTTCGGTAGGTTTCGGTTGTGTAATCCGGAAGGATGATGGGAGTTTTGTGGCTGCTAGAGCAGGCTCTTTTTATAGCCAGATGGATGCAAAGTGTGCTGAAACTATAGCATTCCGGGAAgcattgagctggattaaagagtgtggatgggatcgagttcttttcgaattggatgctcaggtacttgtgatgtcagttaattgtgttttgttagatgatttatcgtcttttggccttttggttcaagattgtaaactgcttctatctagttatgaggaagcaaagtgtgtttttgttcatagatctgcgaatgatgtcgctcatgttctagcaacatcggctcattctgagtcaggtcaaggagtttggattgatatccctcctcctcatattgtttctttgttctctttgaattaatgaagttttcttgttatttcaaaaaaaaaaaataattaactcaTCGATTAATGAaggaataatattattatttttattgaataaaatatcaAAGTAGATGATAAATAGGCTTAAGGAAATAGAATTTTAGAAAGCGCAAAAAGCTCACTTATTTAATTTGGTTTACACTACCAAAATAACTTCTTAAAAGGTTGCGCATATTATCTTTCACTTGTACATGGAAAATAACTCAGTTATGTAACCTTAGTAAGTTGCACATTTTTAATTAAGtgcaaaaaaaaatcttttaatttattatattttaaattatactagtgaattctgtaaaaatatactccttaaaaaatatatttataaaaaaataaaatattttaaaccatATGAAATCCGTAGGTTTGGCATTATAGTTTGAACgaaaacttttttcttttatatataaaaaaattatttttgtaattttagtgttttcattacttttttattccgtaatttttatccatatttattagttattttaaaattattgtttaccTTTTTTCTTATActctaataacatataaattaactatcatacttttatttaattttattatatttccgagaaatcttttaaattatttcttaatatttaataaaatttaaattaaaaaattaataaaaaaattatttttttgatataaataaaaagaaaaagtgaaTAGAAGTCATAGGGCGGAGGGAGTATTAAActacattaaatttaattttaaattatatttaatattttcttaactaCCTAAAAAGTGATTTTAGCAACAATAGTTTTTGATGGCAAAACTAAACAGATCCTAAACTTTACTCAGCTGTAATGCAAAGTCACAAATTTTGAAAAGTAGAGCAAAGCTATAGCTGCCATCCAGCTTATAGGTGCTTGCATTTGTGCTATGCTGTCACTCAAATCCATAGCTACATATATATAATAGAACCTAAGAATATGTAATTAGGGCTTCAAATTCGACCGTTAATTTGAACCATCACCTCCTCAAACTATGCCATAATTAATAGTCTTTTGCACACTTACAGCTCATACTTGTGGAGAAATGCATGATTGCTTTTCtaccatttaaaaatattatgctAACAAAAATGGTTAAAAGATCAAATTTATAATCTAAATTATATAGCtgagattaaaaatattaaattttattttttaatataaaattactcATTAAAAATTAGGTGAGAGTTGGAAGGAACTTTTACGTTCTTGctagtgtatatatataaagagagagagagagagagagagagagagagagagagagagagagagagagagagagagagagggaggagTATGCAATTTTAGGGCCAATGATGGGAAAAAGAAGAGGTAAGTAAAAGCATTAATGAAGAAATATGGAAATCACATCTTTCATACATGTAGCTTGTCACCAAAATTGGTACCATCACACGTGGGGCTGGATTTATTTGGACGCTCCAAATTGTTAGGCCATATGGACCACTGCCATTAAAAATCTATTTTAATTACCTTCTCTTAATCACCAACTGATTACCTttgcatgcatgcatgcatgttgTAATTTGATTTACATACAGCCAAtccctctctctccctctctttctGCTTGTTAGCTAGATAGAATTTTCTCTTACACGAGTTTTCTTCTTCTAGGTTACTAGCATCCGTTGTCTACTGACAACGCAGCTTTCCCTCGTCTCCTTTGAACAAGAGAAAAAGTTCTTTCCATATCTAGAAAATGGATTTCCCTTTCCTGCCTCCAGAGTTACACTGTAAATAGTTTTTCTTTGACAAGGTCTTTGGTTGTAGATTATGATGATGGGTTTATTTGTTGGAATACTGTTATGAAAACCTATAAGAAGagcaataagatcaactgtatgaacagaaatttttttatacacaATTGCAAAGGGTGACATATTTGTAGAGTTGTGGATAAAACTGTTGTAAACAAATTCTACTTGGGCAAGACCAAGATCTCAAGCAGTTTTCTTATTACTATAGATGCAACACAGAAAATTGCCAAGCGTGCGATTCACCACTTCAGTTTGGTcatcagtttggggatggaCAGTACTACTGTATCGAAATTCAGTCTCAAAATGCTTCCATAAAGTCACCTAAAATTGAGCTacaaacttcacatctctgttagaagtaatggtcttagAAGTGTCATATAAATAAACAACCTCCTAGAAAAACAGTTTTGCAGTATGAGAATTATCATTAGTTTTTTTGTAAAGAATGAAATTcaccattttggagaacctgtcaacaacaacaaaaatagaATCAGATCCACGTTCAAAACGTGGAAGGCCAAGAATAAAATCAATAGACAAGTCCGCCCAAAGATATTCTGGAATAGGCAATGGAGTGTATAAGCCCGTATTCTGCGAATGacccttctgagtttgacaaactgtgtaatacccggctagatttagacatcggaattcctaccgtccggtggaattcgaggatgtcagaggtatcTAGAAGGGGCAGAGAAAGGTTTGCTTAActgttttaagtattttaaacgTGTAGACTGGAAaaggacttgagttttgaagagaaaagaccaagggaacaaagtgcaggttcggccgccgaaggtaaagttcggccgccgaaagtgccttaggtttggctCCCGAAactccatgttcggccgccgaacgttgcatggttttgcatgcaggtttggccgccgaagctgaggcggtcagTCGCCTATAAGGACcccctcagtcggtgaaatggatcagATTAGCTTCCTTTTCACTTccaaaggtgagttcatgttcCCCTTGGaaggttttcatgttttttcatcaactctttcaaagttagtaagttttatgttgtttttggaaggttttgtactttgagcaaagtttgggAAAGTTTGGAGCTTAGAACCTCCATAGCTTAGCCTTTGTTCTAtaagaggtaagggttgatccttcgtttttatgatgttttacatgagttttatgaagggaaaagagagtttatgggtagatatgcatgtttagggttttttggtgttttcttggtaaaagcatgtatatgtgttgttttgtagtgtttttaaggtagttttggacccctttgtgcatatactagagtatatgtATGGTAAGGAGTTGAGCTTTGCATGTTGTGAGAGTTTGGAGGATTGAGAGGtgaggttgtgcacgaagctgagttctggatgaactcaggttcggtagccgaaggaggattcggccgccgaacgtgctgaggaggtggcttcggctgcctaagcttgcttgAGCTtgtccccgaaagtttggactttcggctctggaggagaggttcggccgccgaaggtgccgccgaacatgcccgactttcgtctctggaggagacattcggccgccgaaggtactgtCGAAGGTGTTCTGTCCacccttcctttgcttgttttgcatgcataatttgaggtgttctagaggggttttggggagttgtttatcagttgcatagagtatgtttggtgcctcatttgtgtcctccattgtaggattggacccgaggaaccgaggtgtttagcagtagtagctgcttcagaggtAGAGGTAACCCAAAGTTAGCCAAGCAggggctacaggtgagtggaactaaactt
This genomic interval from Manihot esculenta cultivar AM560-2 chromosome 12, M.esculenta_v8, whole genome shotgun sequence contains the following:
- the LOC110627603 gene encoding uncharacterized protein LOC110627603, whose protein sequence is MFNERDRSCILNIPLSLSSCSDTWCWKFESKGHYSVKSAYRFLVDGFQHREGSEIWKRFWKAKVPPKVLNFCWRALVNVVPCLSSVQSKRVPVDPSCPLCHVAPENVLHILIQCPFARSCWLSSPLGWPAPSASSLNEWFSLAFSYASVENASLMLMILWALWQNRNNVVWKGQGQTASGVFFMALNFLQQWKAARVVSSVSTIVNPARPIWSPPPHGWIKANIDASLSLQRGSVGFGCVIRKDDGSFVAARAGSFYSQMDAKCAETIAFREALSWIKERGYQRFLLMSENIAVSQIRRGTSFSARSQRKFFDVVLNKPLGLPPAKRIEWDIGMVSRPRTIPSLLCRMAPVE